From Rhodamnia argentea isolate NSW1041297 chromosome 10, ASM2092103v1, whole genome shotgun sequence, a single genomic window includes:
- the LOC115742676 gene encoding probable prolyl 4-hydroxylase 12 isoform X4 — protein sequence MASLPSILLVAFVLPLSSCFAESFSSRKELRDKEVDRDMAIAMENSFISNRVDPSRVVQLSWRPRVFLYRGFMTDEECDHLKSLVHGTNKNIRRDDDLEEVARQRRSLRSEIPLDLTDDIVTRIEERISAWSFLPKEMGRRIQIMHFGSEEVILYLSNVTQGGEILFPESELNGKSWSDCSKSDDILRPTKGDAILFFSLHVDASPDTRSSHARCPVLEGEMWCATKLFHIRPLDSEKTSLDSDSNGCTDEDENCPRWAATGECQKNPVYMIGSPDYYGTCRKSCNAC from the exons ATGGCCTCTCTTCCGTCGATTCTTCTCGTGGCTTTCGTACTGCCGCTGTCGAGCTGCTTCGCGGAGAG TTTCAGCAGCCGCAAGGAGCTCAGGGATAAGGAAGTTGACAGGGACATGGCCATCGCAATGGAGAACTCATTTATTTCCAACAGAGTTGACCCCTCACGAGTTGTCCAGCTCTCGTGGCGACCAAG GGTCTTTTTGTATAGGGGTTTTATGACAGATGAAGAGTGTGATCACCTTAAGTCGTTG GTCCATGGCACAAATAAGAACATCAGGAGGGATGATGATTTGGAGGAAGTTGCTAGGCAAAGGCGTTCATTGAGATCTGAAATTCCATTAGATCTGACA GATGACATTGTGACAAGGATCGAGGAAAGGATTTCAGCTTGGAGTTTTCTCCCCAAAG AGATGGGCAGGCGCATACAGATAATGCATTTTGGGTCTGAAGAAG TTATTTTGTATCTGTCAAATGTCACTCAGGGTGGGGAGATACTTTTCCCTGAGTCAGAG CTGAATGGCAAGAGCTGGTCCGATTGTAGCAAGAGTGATGACATCTTGAGACCAACGAAAGGGGATGCTatcttgtttttctctctccatGTCGATGCATCTCCTGACACGAGAAGCTCCCACGCCAGGTGCCCCGTACTTGAGGGTGAAATGTGGTGTGCCACGAAGCTCTTTCACATACGACCCCTAGACAGTGAAAAGACATCTTTGGACTCCGACAGCAACGGCTGCACTGACGAGGATGAGAACTGTCCGAGATGGGCCGCCACTGGAGAATGCCAAAAGAATCCTGTATACATGATAGGCTCACCAGATTACTATGGGACATGTCGGAAGAGCTGCAATGCATGCTGA
- the LOC115742676 gene encoding probable prolyl 4-hydroxylase 12 isoform X2, giving the protein MASLPSILLVAFVLPLSSCFAESSRKELRDKEVDRDMAIAMENSFISNRVDPSRVVQLSWRPRVFLYRGFMTDEECDHLKSLVHGTNKNIRRDDDLEEVARQRRSLRSEIPLDLTDDIVTRIEERISAWSFLPKEMGRRIQIMHFGSEEGKLKYDYYGNASVPTQAKNLMATVILYLSNVTQGGEILFPESELNGKSWSDCSKSDDILRPTKGDAILFFSLHVDASPDTRSSHARCPVLEGEMWCATKLFHIRPLDSEKTSLDSDSNGCTDEDENCPRWAATGECQKNPVYMIGSPDYYGTCRKSCNAC; this is encoded by the exons ATGGCCTCTCTTCCGTCGATTCTTCTCGTGGCTTTCGTACTGCCGCTGTCGAGCTGCTTCGCGGAGAG CAGCCGCAAGGAGCTCAGGGATAAGGAAGTTGACAGGGACATGGCCATCGCAATGGAGAACTCATTTATTTCCAACAGAGTTGACCCCTCACGAGTTGTCCAGCTCTCGTGGCGACCAAG GGTCTTTTTGTATAGGGGTTTTATGACAGATGAAGAGTGTGATCACCTTAAGTCGTTG GTCCATGGCACAAATAAGAACATCAGGAGGGATGATGATTTGGAGGAAGTTGCTAGGCAAAGGCGTTCATTGAGATCTGAAATTCCATTAGATCTGACA GATGACATTGTGACAAGGATCGAGGAAAGGATTTCAGCTTGGAGTTTTCTCCCCAAAG AGATGGGCAGGCGCATACAGATAATGCATTTTGGGTCTGAAGAAGGTAAACTGAAGTATGATTATTACGGTAATGCTTCCGTGCCAACACAAGCCAAGAATTTGATGGCAACGGTTATTTTGTATCTGTCAAATGTCACTCAGGGTGGGGAGATACTTTTCCCTGAGTCAGAG CTGAATGGCAAGAGCTGGTCCGATTGTAGCAAGAGTGATGACATCTTGAGACCAACGAAAGGGGATGCTatcttgtttttctctctccatGTCGATGCATCTCCTGACACGAGAAGCTCCCACGCCAGGTGCCCCGTACTTGAGGGTGAAATGTGGTGTGCCACGAAGCTCTTTCACATACGACCCCTAGACAGTGAAAAGACATCTTTGGACTCCGACAGCAACGGCTGCACTGACGAGGATGAGAACTGTCCGAGATGGGCCGCCACTGGAGAATGCCAAAAGAATCCTGTATACATGATAGGCTCACCAGATTACTATGGGACATGTCGGAAGAGCTGCAATGCATGCTGA
- the LOC115742676 gene encoding probable prolyl 4-hydroxylase 12 isoform X1: MASLPSILLVAFVLPLSSCFAESFSSRKELRDKEVDRDMAIAMENSFISNRVDPSRVVQLSWRPRVFLYRGFMTDEECDHLKSLVHGTNKNIRRDDDLEEVARQRRSLRSEIPLDLTDDIVTRIEERISAWSFLPKEMGRRIQIMHFGSEEGKLKYDYYGNASVPTQAKNLMATVILYLSNVTQGGEILFPESELNGKSWSDCSKSDDILRPTKGDAILFFSLHVDASPDTRSSHARCPVLEGEMWCATKLFHIRPLDSEKTSLDSDSNGCTDEDENCPRWAATGECQKNPVYMIGSPDYYGTCRKSCNAC, encoded by the exons ATGGCCTCTCTTCCGTCGATTCTTCTCGTGGCTTTCGTACTGCCGCTGTCGAGCTGCTTCGCGGAGAG TTTCAGCAGCCGCAAGGAGCTCAGGGATAAGGAAGTTGACAGGGACATGGCCATCGCAATGGAGAACTCATTTATTTCCAACAGAGTTGACCCCTCACGAGTTGTCCAGCTCTCGTGGCGACCAAG GGTCTTTTTGTATAGGGGTTTTATGACAGATGAAGAGTGTGATCACCTTAAGTCGTTG GTCCATGGCACAAATAAGAACATCAGGAGGGATGATGATTTGGAGGAAGTTGCTAGGCAAAGGCGTTCATTGAGATCTGAAATTCCATTAGATCTGACA GATGACATTGTGACAAGGATCGAGGAAAGGATTTCAGCTTGGAGTTTTCTCCCCAAAG AGATGGGCAGGCGCATACAGATAATGCATTTTGGGTCTGAAGAAGGTAAACTGAAGTATGATTATTACGGTAATGCTTCCGTGCCAACACAAGCCAAGAATTTGATGGCAACGGTTATTTTGTATCTGTCAAATGTCACTCAGGGTGGGGAGATACTTTTCCCTGAGTCAGAG CTGAATGGCAAGAGCTGGTCCGATTGTAGCAAGAGTGATGACATCTTGAGACCAACGAAAGGGGATGCTatcttgtttttctctctccatGTCGATGCATCTCCTGACACGAGAAGCTCCCACGCCAGGTGCCCCGTACTTGAGGGTGAAATGTGGTGTGCCACGAAGCTCTTTCACATACGACCCCTAGACAGTGAAAAGACATCTTTGGACTCCGACAGCAACGGCTGCACTGACGAGGATGAGAACTGTCCGAGATGGGCCGCCACTGGAGAATGCCAAAAGAATCCTGTATACATGATAGGCTCACCAGATTACTATGGGACATGTCGGAAGAGCTGCAATGCATGCTGA
- the LOC115742676 gene encoding probable prolyl 4-hydroxylase 12 isoform X3 has product MASLPSILLVAFVLPLSSCFAESRKELRDKEVDRDMAIAMENSFISNRVDPSRVVQLSWRPRVFLYRGFMTDEECDHLKSLVHGTNKNIRRDDDLEEVARQRRSLRSEIPLDLTDDIVTRIEERISAWSFLPKEMGRRIQIMHFGSEEGKLKYDYYGNASVPTQAKNLMATVILYLSNVTQGGEILFPESELNGKSWSDCSKSDDILRPTKGDAILFFSLHVDASPDTRSSHARCPVLEGEMWCATKLFHIRPLDSEKTSLDSDSNGCTDEDENCPRWAATGECQKNPVYMIGSPDYYGTCRKSCNAC; this is encoded by the exons ATGGCCTCTCTTCCGTCGATTCTTCTCGTGGCTTTCGTACTGCCGCTGTCGAGCTGCTTCGCGGAGAG CCGCAAGGAGCTCAGGGATAAGGAAGTTGACAGGGACATGGCCATCGCAATGGAGAACTCATTTATTTCCAACAGAGTTGACCCCTCACGAGTTGTCCAGCTCTCGTGGCGACCAAG GGTCTTTTTGTATAGGGGTTTTATGACAGATGAAGAGTGTGATCACCTTAAGTCGTTG GTCCATGGCACAAATAAGAACATCAGGAGGGATGATGATTTGGAGGAAGTTGCTAGGCAAAGGCGTTCATTGAGATCTGAAATTCCATTAGATCTGACA GATGACATTGTGACAAGGATCGAGGAAAGGATTTCAGCTTGGAGTTTTCTCCCCAAAG AGATGGGCAGGCGCATACAGATAATGCATTTTGGGTCTGAAGAAGGTAAACTGAAGTATGATTATTACGGTAATGCTTCCGTGCCAACACAAGCCAAGAATTTGATGGCAACGGTTATTTTGTATCTGTCAAATGTCACTCAGGGTGGGGAGATACTTTTCCCTGAGTCAGAG CTGAATGGCAAGAGCTGGTCCGATTGTAGCAAGAGTGATGACATCTTGAGACCAACGAAAGGGGATGCTatcttgtttttctctctccatGTCGATGCATCTCCTGACACGAGAAGCTCCCACGCCAGGTGCCCCGTACTTGAGGGTGAAATGTGGTGTGCCACGAAGCTCTTTCACATACGACCCCTAGACAGTGAAAAGACATCTTTGGACTCCGACAGCAACGGCTGCACTGACGAGGATGAGAACTGTCCGAGATGGGCCGCCACTGGAGAATGCCAAAAGAATCCTGTATACATGATAGGCTCACCAGATTACTATGGGACATGTCGGAAGAGCTGCAATGCATGCTGA
- the LOC115742676 gene encoding probable prolyl 4-hydroxylase 12 isoform X5, with translation MAIAMENSFISNRVDPSRVVQLSWRPRVFLYRGFMTDEECDHLKSLVHGTNKNIRRDDDLEEVARQRRSLRSEIPLDLTDDIVTRIEERISAWSFLPKEMGRRIQIMHFGSEEGKLKYDYYGNASVPTQAKNLMATVILYLSNVTQGGEILFPESELNGKSWSDCSKSDDILRPTKGDAILFFSLHVDASPDTRSSHARCPVLEGEMWCATKLFHIRPLDSEKTSLDSDSNGCTDEDENCPRWAATGECQKNPVYMIGSPDYYGTCRKSCNAC, from the exons ATGGCCATCGCAATGGAGAACTCATTTATTTCCAACAGAGTTGACCCCTCACGAGTTGTCCAGCTCTCGTGGCGACCAAG GGTCTTTTTGTATAGGGGTTTTATGACAGATGAAGAGTGTGATCACCTTAAGTCGTTG GTCCATGGCACAAATAAGAACATCAGGAGGGATGATGATTTGGAGGAAGTTGCTAGGCAAAGGCGTTCATTGAGATCTGAAATTCCATTAGATCTGACA GATGACATTGTGACAAGGATCGAGGAAAGGATTTCAGCTTGGAGTTTTCTCCCCAAAG AGATGGGCAGGCGCATACAGATAATGCATTTTGGGTCTGAAGAAGGTAAACTGAAGTATGATTATTACGGTAATGCTTCCGTGCCAACACAAGCCAAGAATTTGATGGCAACGGTTATTTTGTATCTGTCAAATGTCACTCAGGGTGGGGAGATACTTTTCCCTGAGTCAGAG CTGAATGGCAAGAGCTGGTCCGATTGTAGCAAGAGTGATGACATCTTGAGACCAACGAAAGGGGATGCTatcttgtttttctctctccatGTCGATGCATCTCCTGACACGAGAAGCTCCCACGCCAGGTGCCCCGTACTTGAGGGTGAAATGTGGTGTGCCACGAAGCTCTTTCACATACGACCCCTAGACAGTGAAAAGACATCTTTGGACTCCGACAGCAACGGCTGCACTGACGAGGATGAGAACTGTCCGAGATGGGCCGCCACTGGAGAATGCCAAAAGAATCCTGTATACATGATAGGCTCACCAGATTACTATGGGACATGTCGGAAGAGCTGCAATGCATGCTGA
- the LOC115742674 gene encoding uncharacterized protein At3g49055 isoform X2, giving the protein MGTATESPPDLQTDGPDPPTPTLAAATAAASDHDLLSELEYARESLQQLLSKSAAMEEDLILVQRQRDEAISRVASLNETVDGLSSERDSLRGRIKELEDLAVEREEDSVAKFEEELREREGLRIEIEVYREKFHGLETEREQQKEFLLRIADSTKAVKESLARLIDSLDDEKVAQIEEDESLDTGEELDRELRSVWEEILEVTRLVDTMESKVNDYKDLKKKERKQLENSVVSLTEENRDISSLLRIALVEKESVEKTLNKLRGGNEQKRVPLLQFAERGLQRVGFGFMMGSGNAEQPMESSGASSTGSKSDGSDCEEEVVSLASTVERIMKNLRQEITQLRKSLEDSRSDTERLQSLTNKQAQEIAENTLYIKELEERERLLAQNVEELLNEIKETEEEVARWREACELEVVAGKSEIEERDEVQELEKTKAALDMSNGKLKLKEDLAAAAMAAQEAAERSLQLADSRAAGLRERIEELTRQLEEVDGREKKSRQRVRHICWPWRILKNPFNTANARFPNVRRMLPEMQALLHSSA; this is encoded by the exons ATGGGGACCGCCACGGAATCACCGCCCGATCTCCAAACCGACGGCCCTGATCCTCCAACCCCCActctcgccgccgccaccgccgccgcctccgatCATGACCTCCTCTCCGAGCTCGAATACGCCCGCGAATCGCTACAGCAACTCCTATCGAAGTCGGCGGCCATGGAGGAGGACTTGATTCTCGTCCAGCGGCAACGAGACGAGGCGATCAGCCGAGTCGCAAGCTTGAACGAAACCGTCGATGGCTTGTCGAGCGAGAGGGACTCGCTCCGCGGGAGGATCAAGGAGCTGGAGGATTTGGCCGTGGAGAGAGAAGAGGATTCTGTGGCGAAGTTTGAAGAGGAgttgagggagagagaagggcTTCGGATCGAGATTGAAGTGTACAGAGAGAAGTTTCACGGTTTGGAGACGGAGAGGGAGCAGCAAAAGGAGTTTCTGCTCAGAATCGCAGATTCGACAAAGGCGGTGAAGGAGAGCTTGGCAAGGTTAATAGATAGTCTGGATGATGAGAAGGTCGCCCAGATAGAAGAAGATGAAAGCCTAGATACAGGAGAAGAACTAGACCGAGAATTGAGATCGGTGTGGGAAGAAATATTGGAGGTTACAAGGCTTGTTGATACGATGGAATCAAAAGTCAATGATTATAAGGacttaaagaaaaaggagagaaagcaaTTGGAGAACAGCGTGGTGAGTTTGACGGAGGAAAACCGCGATATCAGTAGCCTGTTGAGGATTGCTCTTGTCGAGAAGGAGTCTGTGGAGAAGACTTTGAATAAATTGAGAGGGGGTAATGAACAGAAGAGGGTGCCACTGCTGCAATTCGCTGAGCGAGGGTTACAGAGAGTCGGGTTCGGGTTTATGATGGGAAGTGGGAATGCCGAGCAGCCAATGGAGAGCTCAGGCGCATCCAGTACTGGGAGTAAGTCAGATGGTAGCGACTGCGAGGAGGAAGTTGTTAGTCTG GCTTCAACTGTAGAGAGAATAATGAAGAATTTGAGGCAAGAAATCACTCAGTTGAGGAAATCCTTAGAGGATTCAAG GTCAGATACCGAGCGTCTACAGAGCCTTACAAACAAACAAGCTCAGGAAATCGCCGAAAACACACTGTACATAAAAGAAttggaagaaagagagagactatTAGCTCAAAAT GTTGAGGAGTTATTGAACGAAATTAAGGAAACTGAAGAAGAGGTTGCCAGATGGAGGGAAGCTTGTGAGTTGGAAGTGGTAGCAGGGAAGAGTGAAATTGAAGAACGTGATGAAGTG CAAGAACTGGAGAAGACCAAGGCAGCTTTGGACATGTCCAATGGGAAGCTAAAACTGAAAGAGGACCTTGCAGCCGCTGCAATGGCCGCGCAGGAGGCAGCAGAAAGGTCGCTTCAGCTGGCTGATAGCAGGGCGGCGGGGCTTCGGGAGCGAATAGAAGAGCTAACGAGACAGCTAGAAGAGGTGGATGGCAGGGAAAAGAAGAGCCGCCAAAGAGTTAGACATATATGTTGGCCGTGGCGAATCTTGAAGAACCCTTTCAACACCGCAAATGCTAGATTCCCTAACGTAAGGAGGATGCTCCCGGAAATGCAAGCCTTGCTTCATTCTAGCGCTTAA
- the LOC115742674 gene encoding uncharacterized protein At3g49055 isoform X1: MGTATESPPDLQTDGPDPPTPTLAAATAAASDHDLLSELEYARESLQQLLSKSAAMEEDLILVQRQRDEAISRVASLNETVDGLSSERDSLRGRIKELEDLAVEREEDSVAKFEEELREREGLRIEIEVYREKFHGLETEREQQKEFLLRIADSTKAVKESLARLIDSLDDEKVAQIEEDESLDTGEELDRELRSVWEEILEVTRLVDTMESKVNDYKDLKKKERKQLENSVVSLTEENRDISSLLRIALVEKESVEKTLNKLRGGNEQKRVPLLQFAERGLQRVGFGFMMGSGNAEQPMESSGASSTGSKSDGSDCEEEVVSLASTVERIMKNLRQEITQLRKSLEDSRSDTERLQSLTNKQAQEIAENTLYIKELEERERLLAQNVEELLNEIKETEEEVARWREACELEVVAGKSEIEERDEVVIILKQELEKTKAALDMSNGKLKLKEDLAAAAMAAQEAAERSLQLADSRAAGLRERIEELTRQLEEVDGREKKSRQRVRHICWPWRILKNPFNTANARFPNVRRMLPEMQALLHSSA; this comes from the exons ATGGGGACCGCCACGGAATCACCGCCCGATCTCCAAACCGACGGCCCTGATCCTCCAACCCCCActctcgccgccgccaccgccgccgcctccgatCATGACCTCCTCTCCGAGCTCGAATACGCCCGCGAATCGCTACAGCAACTCCTATCGAAGTCGGCGGCCATGGAGGAGGACTTGATTCTCGTCCAGCGGCAACGAGACGAGGCGATCAGCCGAGTCGCAAGCTTGAACGAAACCGTCGATGGCTTGTCGAGCGAGAGGGACTCGCTCCGCGGGAGGATCAAGGAGCTGGAGGATTTGGCCGTGGAGAGAGAAGAGGATTCTGTGGCGAAGTTTGAAGAGGAgttgagggagagagaagggcTTCGGATCGAGATTGAAGTGTACAGAGAGAAGTTTCACGGTTTGGAGACGGAGAGGGAGCAGCAAAAGGAGTTTCTGCTCAGAATCGCAGATTCGACAAAGGCGGTGAAGGAGAGCTTGGCAAGGTTAATAGATAGTCTGGATGATGAGAAGGTCGCCCAGATAGAAGAAGATGAAAGCCTAGATACAGGAGAAGAACTAGACCGAGAATTGAGATCGGTGTGGGAAGAAATATTGGAGGTTACAAGGCTTGTTGATACGATGGAATCAAAAGTCAATGATTATAAGGacttaaagaaaaaggagagaaagcaaTTGGAGAACAGCGTGGTGAGTTTGACGGAGGAAAACCGCGATATCAGTAGCCTGTTGAGGATTGCTCTTGTCGAGAAGGAGTCTGTGGAGAAGACTTTGAATAAATTGAGAGGGGGTAATGAACAGAAGAGGGTGCCACTGCTGCAATTCGCTGAGCGAGGGTTACAGAGAGTCGGGTTCGGGTTTATGATGGGAAGTGGGAATGCCGAGCAGCCAATGGAGAGCTCAGGCGCATCCAGTACTGGGAGTAAGTCAGATGGTAGCGACTGCGAGGAGGAAGTTGTTAGTCTG GCTTCAACTGTAGAGAGAATAATGAAGAATTTGAGGCAAGAAATCACTCAGTTGAGGAAATCCTTAGAGGATTCAAG GTCAGATACCGAGCGTCTACAGAGCCTTACAAACAAACAAGCTCAGGAAATCGCCGAAAACACACTGTACATAAAAGAAttggaagaaagagagagactatTAGCTCAAAAT GTTGAGGAGTTATTGAACGAAATTAAGGAAACTGAAGAAGAGGTTGCCAGATGGAGGGAAGCTTGTGAGTTGGAAGTGGTAGCAGGGAAGAGTGAAATTGAAGAACGTGATGAAGTG GTCATCATTCTGAAGCAAGAACTGGAGAAGACCAAGGCAGCTTTGGACATGTCCAATGGGAAGCTAAAACTGAAAGAGGACCTTGCAGCCGCTGCAATGGCCGCGCAGGAGGCAGCAGAAAGGTCGCTTCAGCTGGCTGATAGCAGGGCGGCGGGGCTTCGGGAGCGAATAGAAGAGCTAACGAGACAGCTAGAAGAGGTGGATGGCAGGGAAAAGAAGAGCCGCCAAAGAGTTAGACATATATGTTGGCCGTGGCGAATCTTGAAGAACCCTTTCAACACCGCAAATGCTAGATTCCCTAACGTAAGGAGGATGCTCCCGGAAATGCAAGCCTTGCTTCATTCTAGCGCTTAA